In Streptomyces sp. NBC_00878, a single window of DNA contains:
- a CDS encoding DUF6400 family protein — MSPDGRALPGEPAEPAAASRPAADRPGALPLVGLDVDLSSHELLRRAHVLDALGPDWDPVAALRGEEAAYELLYSGLSAEQQRVYDELVSAGVLPQGGGGHAAA, encoded by the coding sequence ATGTCCCCCGATGGCCGCGCCCTTCCTGGCGAACCAGCCGAACCCGCTGCAGCGAGCAGGCCCGCGGCGGACCGACCTGGCGCCCTCCCCTTGGTCGGCCTGGACGTCGACCTGAGCTCACACGAACTGCTCCGGCGCGCTCATGTCCTGGACGCTCTCGGCCCCGACTGGGACCCCGTTGCCGCACTACGCGGCGAGGAAGCGGCGTATGAGCTGCTCTATTCCGGACTCAGCGCGGAGCAGCAGCGTGTGTACGACGAGCTGGTGTCGGCCGGTGTGCTTCCGCAGGGAGGGGGCGGCCATGCTGCCGCTTGA
- a CDS encoding hydrogenase expression protein HypE: MTEAAPGTVSAVDAGGSPADETPTIHILWINAGLSCDGDSVALTAAMQPSIEEIVLGVLPGLPKIAVHWPLIDFECGPVGGADTFIEWFFKGERGEIDPFVLVVEGSVPNEAIKPEGYWCGFGDDPETGQPITTSEWIDRLAPKALAVVAIGTCATYGGIHAMAGNPTGAMGVPDYLGWDWKSHAGIPIVCVPGCPIQPDNFSETLTYLLYQAAGSAPMIPLDDKLRPTWLFGATVHEGCDRAGYYEQGQFAMSYDSPTCLVKLGCWGPVVKCNVPKRGWMNGIGGCPNVGGICIACTMPGFPDKFMPFMDEPPGAKLSSNASGAYGAVVRKLRSITARTVDKEPKWRRTGEKIITGYRPPW, from the coding sequence ATGACTGAGGCGGCGCCCGGCACGGTCAGCGCTGTGGACGCAGGCGGCTCGCCCGCCGACGAGACACCCACGATCCACATTCTCTGGATCAACGCGGGGCTGAGCTGCGACGGAGACTCGGTCGCGCTGACGGCGGCCATGCAGCCCAGCATCGAGGAGATCGTGCTCGGTGTGCTGCCGGGTCTTCCGAAGATCGCCGTCCACTGGCCGCTCATCGACTTCGAGTGCGGTCCGGTCGGCGGTGCGGACACGTTCATCGAGTGGTTCTTCAAGGGGGAGCGGGGCGAGATCGACCCGTTCGTCCTGGTCGTCGAGGGCTCCGTCCCCAACGAGGCGATCAAGCCCGAGGGCTATTGGTGCGGCTTCGGCGACGACCCGGAGACCGGCCAGCCGATCACCACCAGCGAGTGGATCGACCGGCTCGCCCCGAAGGCACTGGCGGTCGTCGCCATCGGCACCTGCGCCACCTACGGCGGCATCCACGCCATGGCGGGCAACCCGACCGGCGCGATGGGCGTGCCGGACTACCTCGGCTGGGACTGGAAGTCCCACGCCGGGATCCCCATCGTGTGCGTCCCCGGCTGTCCGATCCAGCCTGACAACTTCTCCGAGACGCTCACCTATCTGCTCTACCAGGCGGCCGGCTCCGCCCCGATGATCCCGCTGGACGACAAGCTGCGCCCCACCTGGCTGTTCGGGGCCACCGTGCACGAGGGCTGCGACCGCGCGGGCTACTACGAGCAGGGCCAGTTCGCGATGTCGTACGACTCGCCGACGTGCCTGGTCAAGCTCGGCTGCTGGGGCCCGGTCGTCAAGTGCAACGTGCCCAAGCGCGGCTGGATGAACGGGATCGGCGGCTGCCCGAACGTCGGCGGCATCTGCATCGCCTGCACCATGCCCGGGTTTCCCGACAAGTTCATGCCGTTCATGGACGAGCCCCCCGGCGCCAAGCTGTCCAGCAACGCCAGCGGGGCGTACGGCGCCGTGGTCCGCAAGCTGCGGTCGATCACCGCCAGGACGGTGGACAAGGAGCCCAAGTGGCGCCGCACCGGAGAGAAGATCATCACCGGCTACCGGCCCCCGTGGTGA
- a CDS encoding enoyl-CoA hydratase-related protein, with product MHILLLASAFNSLTQRAHAELRDHGHTVAVELALPGSPLSEAVRLHAPQLIVAPMLKTAIPEEVWTAHTCLVVHPGPVGDRGPSSLDWAIHEGVDQWGVTVLQADGEMDAGDVWASVPCRVPQVPKSELYRGEIADAALEAVMLAVERFAGGTHVPRKQDAARTAGAPLRLRPYLDQSVRRIDWAEDSTRDVLRKLRAADSQPGVLDVLLGGEWYLHGGHPESVLRGRPGELLATRAGAVCRATKDGAVWIPELRSRREPGQPPTFKLPAVRALGDRLPPLPEHALPLLPEVRHRTWTDIRYREDGNVGFLSFSFPGGAMSTEQSRRLLDAYREACARPTSVLVLGGERDFFSNGIHLGVIEAAADPAAESWANINAIDDLVEAVLTTTDRLVVSAVAGNAAAGGVMLALAADEVWCRSGAVLNPHYRLMGLYGSEYWTHTLPRRVGPATAERLMREALPVSSASALRLGLVDRVVDCGPDEFAREVGGLAARLASLPATASRITAKKTELDRLESATPLAGFREQELARMRRTFDDPDAPYHAVRRSFVHKERPACTPPHLGPAAVAQTGPTPSAADVTGTALDGVPSRPKG from the coding sequence GTGCACATCCTGCTCCTAGCCAGCGCGTTCAACAGCCTCACCCAGCGTGCCCACGCCGAGCTGCGCGACCATGGCCACACCGTGGCGGTGGAACTAGCCCTGCCCGGCAGCCCCTTGTCGGAAGCCGTGCGACTGCATGCACCGCAGCTCATCGTGGCGCCGATGCTGAAGACGGCGATTCCCGAGGAGGTGTGGACGGCGCACACGTGTCTCGTCGTCCATCCGGGGCCCGTGGGCGACCGCGGACCGTCCTCCCTGGACTGGGCGATTCACGAGGGCGTCGACCAGTGGGGCGTCACCGTCCTGCAGGCCGATGGGGAGATGGACGCCGGTGACGTGTGGGCCTCCGTACCGTGCCGGGTCCCTCAGGTGCCCAAGAGCGAGCTGTACCGAGGCGAGATCGCCGACGCAGCGCTCGAGGCCGTCATGCTCGCGGTGGAGCGCTTCGCCGGGGGAACCCACGTACCGCGCAAGCAGGATGCGGCACGCACGGCGGGCGCCCCCCTACGTCTGCGTCCGTACCTCGACCAGAGCGTACGGCGGATCGATTGGGCCGAGGACTCCACACGCGATGTCCTGCGCAAGCTGAGAGCGGCGGACTCGCAGCCCGGTGTGCTGGATGTGCTGCTCGGCGGTGAGTGGTATCTGCACGGCGGTCATCCCGAGAGCGTGTTGCGCGGCCGCCCGGGCGAGCTGCTGGCCACCCGCGCCGGGGCGGTCTGCCGGGCCACCAAGGACGGCGCCGTGTGGATCCCCGAACTGCGGTCCCGGCGCGAGCCGGGGCAGCCGCCCACGTTCAAACTGCCTGCCGTGCGGGCCCTGGGCGACCGGCTGCCGCCGCTGCCCGAGCACGCCCTGCCCCTGTTGCCCGAAGTGCGGCACCGTACCTGGACGGACATCCGCTACCGGGAGGATGGGAACGTGGGCTTCCTCTCGTTCTCCTTCCCCGGCGGCGCCATGAGCACGGAGCAGTCCCGACGTCTGCTGGACGCCTACCGGGAAGCGTGCGCGCGGCCCACATCGGTGCTGGTGCTGGGCGGCGAACGGGACTTCTTCTCCAACGGGATCCACCTGGGCGTCATCGAGGCCGCAGCCGACCCCGCCGCCGAGTCCTGGGCGAACATCAACGCCATCGACGATCTGGTCGAGGCGGTCCTGACGACGACGGACCGGCTGGTGGTCTCGGCGGTCGCGGGCAACGCCGCGGCGGGCGGGGTGATGCTCGCCCTGGCGGCCGACGAGGTGTGGTGCCGCTCGGGCGCCGTGCTGAACCCTCACTACCGTCTGATGGGCCTGTACGGCTCGGAGTACTGGACGCACACCCTGCCGCGCAGGGTGGGTCCCGCGACGGCCGAACGGCTCATGCGTGAGGCTCTGCCGGTGAGCTCGGCGAGCGCACTGCGCCTCGGGCTCGTCGACCGGGTGGTCGACTGCGGTCCCGATGAGTTCGCGCGGGAGGTCGGCGGCCTGGCGGCACGTCTGGCGTCACTTCCGGCGACTGCGTCACGGATCACCGCGAAGAAGACGGAGCTCGACCGGCTGGAGAGTGCGACCCCGCTGGCCGGCTTCCGTGAGCAGGAGCTGGCCCGGATGCGCCGGACCTTCGACGACCCGGACGCCCCGTACCACGCTGTGCGGCGTTCTTTCGTCCACAAGGAGCGGCCGGCGTGCACCCCGCCGCACCTCGGTCCGGCCGCGGTTGCGCAAACCGGTCCGACCCCCTCCGCCGCCGATGTCACCGGAACGGCCCTCGACGGTGTCCCATCACGGCCGAAGGGCTGA
- a CDS encoding amino acid ABC transporter ATP-binding protein: MTEPSKAPSEVTNGHPMVKAVAVHKSYGLIEVLKGIDLEVRQGEVFVLVGPSGSGKSTFLRCINHLEKVNGGRLWVDGELVGYRQRGDTIYELKDREVALKRRDIGMVFQRFNLFPHMTALENVIEAPVQVKKEGRTQARERAAALLERVGLADKAGTYPSQLSGGQQQRVAIARALAMKPKLMLFDEPTSALDPELVGEVLDVMRGLAEEGMTMIVVTHEMGFAREVGDALVFMDGGVVVESGHPRDVITDPQHERTRAFLSKVL, encoded by the coding sequence ATGACCGAGCCGAGCAAGGCGCCGAGCGAGGTGACCAACGGCCACCCGATGGTCAAGGCCGTGGCCGTGCACAAGTCCTACGGCCTCATCGAGGTGCTCAAGGGCATCGACCTGGAGGTCAGGCAGGGCGAGGTGTTCGTCCTGGTCGGCCCGTCCGGGTCCGGCAAGTCCACCTTCCTGCGGTGCATCAACCACCTGGAGAAGGTCAACGGCGGCCGGCTGTGGGTCGACGGCGAACTGGTCGGCTACCGGCAGAGAGGCGACACCATCTACGAGCTCAAGGACCGCGAGGTCGCGCTCAAACGGCGCGACATCGGCATGGTCTTCCAGCGGTTCAACCTCTTCCCGCACATGACCGCGCTCGAGAACGTCATCGAGGCGCCTGTGCAGGTGAAAAAGGAAGGCCGTACGCAGGCCAGGGAGCGGGCGGCGGCCCTGCTGGAGCGGGTAGGGCTGGCCGACAAGGCCGGCACCTACCCTTCCCAGCTCTCCGGTGGCCAGCAGCAGCGGGTGGCGATCGCCCGGGCGCTGGCCATGAAGCCGAAGCTGATGCTCTTCGACGAGCCGACCTCCGCCCTCGACCCGGAGCTGGTCGGCGAGGTCCTCGACGTCATGCGGGGCCTCGCCGAGGAGGGCATGACGATGATCGTCGTCACGCACGAGATGGGCTTCGCCCGCGAGGTCGGTGACGCCCTGGTCTTCATGGACGGCGGTGTCGTCGTGGAGTCCGGCCACCCCCGAGACGTGATCACCGACCCCCAACACGAACGCACCAGGGCCTTCCTCTCCAAGGTCCTCTAA